Proteins encoded within one genomic window of Deltaproteobacteria bacterium:
- a CDS encoding ABC transporter substrate-binding protein gives MQDYSPQRHKVCRGILFYRSDSMYSAPPRRVLQAGISSRITKLIGAQRMQRMRRAVSYVFCASLLLALSALPAAAQKGNLVVGFSAYSAAFMPAFVADRAGYFSQEGLSIKLIFFQSGVQLAQSLISGDTHIGMGSAPELITAVNAGVKMRGVWGISNLMPYALISRPQIRSIPELKGKRVAVSARASLSEFLFAYVLKQRGLDGARDVTYIPLGGVPTRFAAVQSGSVDASLISAAHFEKARQAGLNLLFMLADLIPEWPLDLIYLRDDFLNNREPEFRSYLRAYQQGVATAKKNPDVAIAALQKWLRFDHATAKEGYLAYVQSLPDDGRIAEKGIELSVDQMFEAGTIKKRLAMADLIDYRYIREAQKK, from the coding sequence GTGCAGGACTATTCACCGCAGAGACATAAAGTTTGCAGAGGAATTTTGTTCTACCGTTCTGACTCCATGTACTCTGCACCTCCGCGCCGAGTTCTCCAGGCGGGAATTTCAAGCCGAATAACTAAATTGATTGGGGCCCAAAGGATGCAACGCATGAGACGAGCGGTATCGTATGTTTTCTGCGCTAGCTTATTGTTGGCTCTGTCCGCACTCCCTGCGGCGGCGCAGAAAGGAAATCTGGTGGTGGGATTCTCCGCCTATTCTGCTGCCTTCATGCCTGCTTTTGTTGCCGATCGCGCCGGTTATTTCTCTCAGGAGGGGCTGTCGATCAAATTGATTTTTTTTCAGAGCGGCGTGCAGCTGGCACAGTCGCTGATCTCCGGCGATACTCACATCGGAATGGGTTCGGCGCCGGAGTTGATTACCGCAGTGAACGCTGGCGTCAAGATGCGCGGTGTCTGGGGAATATCCAATCTGATGCCCTATGCGCTGATCTCGCGCCCGCAGATTCGCAGCATCCCGGAACTTAAGGGTAAGCGGGTTGCGGTAAGCGCCCGCGCCTCGTTGAGCGAGTTTCTCTTCGCCTATGTTTTGAAACAGCGCGGTCTCGATGGCGCGCGCGACGTGACTTATATTCCGCTGGGCGGCGTGCCGACGCGCTTTGCCGCCGTACAGTCGGGCAGCGTCGATGCCAGCTTGATCAGCGCGGCGCACTTCGAGAAAGCGCGACAAGCGGGGCTGAATCTACTCTTCATGTTGGCGGATTTGATTCCCGAGTGGCCGCTCGATCTGATCTATCTGCGCGACGATTTTCTGAACAACCGCGAGCCTGAATTCAGGTCTTACCTCAGGGCCTACCAACAGGGCGTGGCGACGGCGAAGAAAAATCCTGATGTCGCAATTGCCGCGCTGCAAAAATGGCTGCGCTTCGATCACGCGACGGCAAAAGAAGGTTATCTGGCCTACGTGCAGTCGCTGCCCGACGATGGTCGTATTGCGGAGAAGGGCATTGAACTCTCAGTGGATCAAATGTTCGAAGCAGGGACGATAAAAAAGCGTCTGGCGATGGCGGATCTCATCGACTACCGCTACATCCGCGAAGCACAGAAGAAATGA